ATTAAATGGAACAAGTACAATCAAATTTAACAGAAATATAACGATGAAAATGCCTGTTAATTACCAAGTAAGTGCAGATAATGACTATTCAACAGATGAAAAACACAGAATATCTTGAAAAAACATGGACCTTGACGGTTACATATCCTCACGAAAACTCTCAAGAAAAAAGAAAAAAAAATAGTATAATAATTGTCCGAAAAAAAAACCATTTTTCCAAAGATTAATTATCAACTATGATCACGAAATAATGACCTATATCTTCCCCCCATTGGTCAACCACTATAGAAAAAAAAGCGAATACCAATACAAAAACAAAACAAGAATCACACATTGGACCAAAGAATGCAAAAACTGCCCAGTACAAGAATATTGCAGTAAAAACACAACGATACAGAATAATCAGTGACTATGGAAAAATTTCAAAAATAAAAATGCAAAGAAAAATAGAAAACCACAGAAGCCCCAAAAAAAATCTACAAAAATACGCTCAAAAAAACAGCAGGAACTACCATTTGCAAACATGAAACAAAACATGCACCTAACAGAATTCACAACAACAGGCTTAAAAAAAGTAAATACAGAGTTTAAACTATACACAATAGGACACAACTTAAAAAAGAATATACAACGAGATAAACAATAGAAACAACTGAAAAATAAAATTATTGCAAAAAATTTTTAAAATAAAAAATTCTATGAAAAATTAAAAAATTTCATGTCCCATCCTGAAAATGCAAAAAAAAATGCCAAAATAAAAATTCTCAAAAAAAATCAAAAATAAGAGTTTTAAAAAGAGTATGAGTAAAACAAAGAATAATTGAATATTAAAATAAGAAAAATTATTAAATTAAAGATTTATTGACAAATCCCATACTAAAATAATGAAAACACAATTCTAATATCAAAAAAATAATGTCGATGTGAAATTTCAAGTGAAAAAATATAGAATCTCAACAAAGTCATTAACTACTATTTCCTAAAAAAATATCATCGAAGTGCAATTTCAAGTGTAAAAAAGCACTCCGAATTCCAAATATTCAATCCAAAATTTCAAAATCAAATTATTGGACAGTCTCAAAAGGTAATCTTTTTTTTAATATTTGCGTTTGATTAATGGGATTATTGCTAATACTATTAATAGTGCTAATATTGGATTACCTGTAGTTTTTTCAACATTATGTTCTTTTACAATAGGATCTTTAGGATTTTTAGGATCTTTAGGATTTTTAGGAGTTTTATTATTACTTTCATTTTTGTGTTTTTTTACAACTTGTGTAGTGTTGTTAACAGTTTTGTTTCCTGTTTCGTTACTGCCTGCCATTATAATATTGGTGAAGTTTCCAGTTTTTGTTGTTTTAAAGAAGATTGTGAAATTTGCGGATTCACCTACATTTAAAATTTTGTTGTAAATAAATTTGTTTCCTATTTTTGTCCATTTTGATCCTTTAAAGGAATCATATTTAAGTCCTTTGTAATTTTTTTCGATTATGAATATTTTGGTTAGTTTGTAGTCTCCGGTGTTGCGTACAACGATTGTAAAACTACATTTTTGTCCTACAGTTACGATTTGGGTGTTGGATAATTTAATAACACTTAGTTTAGGAGTGAATACTTTGGTTGTGTTGTTTGTAGTGCTGTTTGGTGTTTCGTTGGAACCTACGACTACTATGTTTGTGAAGTTACCTGTTTTTATTGTTTTAAATTTAACAATGAAACTGGCTGATTCTCCTATGTCTAAGATTTTGTTGTAAATAAATTTGTTTCCTGATTTTGTCCAATCAGCTCCAATAAAGGAATCATATTTGAGGCCATCATATTTAGTCTCATAAACAAAAACACCGTTTAGTTTACAGTCTCCTGTGTTGGTGACTTTGATTGTGAAGCCTACATAATCGCCAGCAAAAACAATGGGATTATTGGTTAATTTAATTACTTTAATATTAGGTTTATAAACTGTTGTGTTGTTTGTACTGTTGGATAATGTGATATTGTCAAATCCAGAGCTAACGTTGTTTATTAAAGTTCCATTTTGCACAGCTTTGAATAATAGGATTATAGATACGCTTTGACCAGCTTTTAATGGGTTGTTTAAAATCCATTTTTTATGTGTTGCATCATAAGTCCAATTGCCCACAACATTTTTCCAACCATAATAGACAAGACCATTACTATAATCATTATCTTGTATAAAAGCATTGTTAATACTTTCATTGCCTGTATTTTTTAGTGTTATTTTAAATTCGACAATTTGGTTGATTAATACACTTTGGTTTAATGTTTCTTTTGTAAGGTTTTCTGTGATATTAAGGGATCTGAATTTAAATAATACTAAATTTTGCCATAATGATGGTGTGATTAATGATGAGAAATCATAAAAGATTATTGATCTGTTATCTAAAAGTTTAGAAGCATTTTTATTAGGAACTCTCATTCCAGACTCATATAATGCTAAAACTTTTTTAACAATTGTGTTGTTGGAATTTCTAAAATTACCATCAGTAAATTCCCAAACAGCATTATTTAAACCAGTGCCATTTAAGTCTTGTTCTTTGTTTACAAAAGTATAAATCAATATTTTAAGATATTCACTAACATCTTCACCACTAAGACTATTTCTTAATAATCTAAGACCATCATCACGAATACCATTTAAAGCCTCACCTAAAAATCTTTCAGTACATAATCCATAAAAACCATTAATTACAGTGAAATAATTGTAGTCATAATTGTTAATAACTTCTAATTTTTTATTTAAGAATTTTTTTACAACATCACTAGAATCAATATTACAATTTTCTAATGTTACATTATTAATTGCATATATTGATTTGCCTTCTTCTTTAGCAGAGTTATCTTCAAATGTAGAATCAATAATAGTTGAATTAATTACATAAATAGCTCCTCCAAAGATAGCAGAGTTATTTTTAAATGTTGAATTTATTATCATTACATTAGCAACACTTATTGCTCCACCATAAATCTTAGCAAAATTATTTTTAAAAACAGAATTAGAAATAGTATTATTTTTTAAATCCATATCTGTGTCATCAATTGCTCCACCACAATATTTAGTGGCAGAATTATTAATAAACTGACAATTATCCACCAATGTATTATTAGAAGCTAAACAAATAGCTCCAGCATTATAAGCAGTATTATTAGTAAAATTACTATTTAAAATAGAATTTTTGATATTATTAGCATTACTCGGACAATAAACAGCTCCACCAGAACCATTTGCATTATTATTTTTAAAAGAGGAATTTATAATATTACCTTCCTTACAATGGAAGAATACAGCTCCACCAGAACCATTTGCATTATTATTTTTAAAAGAGGAATTTA
This genomic stretch from Methanobrevibacter oralis harbors:
- a CDS encoding transposase — its product is MRSKKQQELPFANMKQNMHLTEFTTTGLKKVNTEFKLYTIGHNLKKNIQRDKQ
- a CDS encoding right-handed parallel beta-helix repeat-containing protein, with the protein product MLFKNMGKLLFLFIILLMSISAISAVDDSTDAVQGVALNDSDVLSYSNDLNDLVGDRGTPGSFTDLQTIINNASAGSTITLDKDYVYNNLTDSNPITINKKLTILGNNFTLNGNNQSAILKIKGFGLSHVVLDNITFINGYSDESGAAIYSLSDDIEIKNCYFKNNKADDAYGGAIYLGWDRGIISNCVFINNTAGHGGAIYTANNNFRIKNSTFKKNNAPRGGAIYFDSNGILEDSIFIYNNAEYGGAIFVNDETVTIVNSSFNDNYAIHWGGAISFQSDEGNIINSSFKNNNANGSGGAVFFHCKEGNIINSSFKNNNANGSGGAVYCPSNANNIKNSILNSNFTNNTAYNAGAICLASNNTLVDNCQFINNSATKYCGGAIDDTDMDLKNNTISNSVFKNNFAKIYGGAISVANVMIINSTFKNNSAIFGGAIYVINSTIIDSTFEDNSAKEEGKSIYAINNVTLENCNIDSSDVVKKFLNKKLEVINNYDYNYFTVINGFYGLCTERFLGEALNGIRDDGLRLLRNSLSGEDVSEYLKILIYTFVNKEQDLNGTGLNNAVWEFTDGNFRNSNNTIVKKVLALYESGMRVPNKNASKLLDNRSIIFYDFSSLITPSLWQNLVLFKFRSLNITENLTKETLNQSVLINQIVEFKITLKNTGNESINNAFIQDNDYSNGLVYYGWKNVVGNWTYDATHKKWILNNPLKAGQSVSIILLFKAVQNGTLINNVSSGFDNITLSNSTNNTTVYKPNIKVIKLTNNPIVFAGDYVGFTIKVTNTGDCKLNGVFVYETKYDGLKYDSFIGADWTKSGNKFIYNKILDIGESASFIVKFKTIKTGNFTNIVVVGSNETPNSTTNNTTKVFTPKLSVIKLSNTQIVTVGQKCSFTIVVRNTGDYKLTKIFIIEKNYKGLKYDSFKGSKWTKIGNKFIYNKILNVGESANFTIFFKTTKTGNFTNIIMAGSNETGNKTVNNTTQVVKKHKNESNNKTPKNPKDPKNPKDPIVKEHNVEKTTGNPILALLIVLAIIPLIKRKY